Genomic DNA from Arthrobacter sp. B1I2:
AGCCGCTTCCGGGCGCCTTCCAGCCACTCCTCGCACCGTGCGGCCAGCGCCTCGCCGCGCTCCCACAGGGCCAGGGACTCCTCCAGGCTTGCCCCTCCTGCCTCCAGCCTGCCCACCACGGCTATCAGCTGCTCCCGCGCCTCCTCGTAGCTCAGCGCTGCGACGTCGGACTCTGGTTTCTGTTCGGTCATGCCTTCTCTTCCAATTCCTGGTGGTGGTCCGGGTTTCCTGTTGATGCCCCGGTGGACGTGGCGCCGAAGCGCCCCTCCGCAACGCGGATGGACAGGGCGGCGCCCGCGGGCGCTTCGGCGGGACGGCGGACAACAGCGTGTCCGGCTTCCGCGATCCGGGCGGCCTGGTCTCCTGCCAGTTCAACGACGGCGTACCCCCGGTCCAGCGTCTTCTGCGGGGAGAGGGCGCGTACCTGCGCTTTCAGGTGCTCAAGCTGGTCCGCAGCCCGCACCACCGTGGAGCTCACTGCAGCGGAGGAGCGCCGCAGCAGCCGCTCGATTTCCTCGGCCCGGACGGAGACCATGCCCTCGGGTGCCGCCATGACGGGCCGGGAATGCAGTGCCGCCAGCCGGTCCGATTCGCGGTCCACCAGCCGTTCCATGCAGCGCCGCAGCTGTTCCCGCGCCTGGCGCACGCCGGCAAGTTCCTCGGAGACTTCGGGAACAATCCGCTTGGCGGCATCGGTGGGGGTGGAGGCCCTGAGGTCTGCAACATAATCCAACAGCGGGCGGTCCGCCTCATGGCCAATGGCGCTCACCACCGGCGTGGCGGCAGCAGCCACGGCCCGGACCAGTTCCTCACTGTTGAATGGCAGCAGATCTTCCAGCGCCCCGCCGCCACGGGCGATGACGATGACGTCCACCTCGGGCCGGGCGTCCAGCTCACGCAGGGCGCGGACCACCTGGGCCACCGCGGTATTCCCCTGGACAGCAACCTCGCGGATCTCAAACTCCACCGCCGGCCACCGCAGTGCCGCGTTCCGCAGGATGTCCTTCTTTGCGTCCGAGTCGCGCCCCGTGATGAGGCCGATGCGGTGCGGCAGCAAAGGCAGGGCTTTCTTTCGGGAGTCGGCAAACAGGCCCTCGGCCGCCAGGGCCTGGCGCAACCGCTCAATCCTGGCCAGCAAGTCGCCCAGACCCACCGGCCGGATGTCCCGTACCAGCATGTTGAGCCTGCCGGTCTTGAGCCAAAATTCCGGTTTCAGGAGGGCCACCACCCGCGAACCACGCTCCAGCGGCAGGTTCTGCCGTTCCAGCACCTTGGTCCAGACGGACGCCGGAAGGGATACCTCTGCATCCACGTCACGAAGCGTGAGATAGGCGTTGGTGCCGCGGCGGTTCAGTTCGATGACCTGGCCCTCCACCCACGCCGACGGGGTGCGGTCGATATGGGCCTTCAGCTTCTGCGAGAGCAACTGCAGCGGCCAGGGGTTATCCGGGCTTGTCTCCGCTGCGGTGGCCGGCAGGGTAGTGGGTGCGGCACCCGGAAGAGAAGCCTGGTCAGACATGCGGACGCCGTTGCGGGGCTGGTGCTGCGGGCATGGGGTCCTTCAACTGTTGTGGGCGGTCAATCAACCTTATCCATAAGGTCTAGCACCGGGGACTGACAGGGACAGCCCACCGATCCTGCCTAGGATGGGGTAAGGCCCCCAACCCCGAAGGACCTGTTGTGCGCACTTTTGTCTCTGCCATCGCCACCGTGCTGGGCATCCTCCTGGCCGCCGTTGCCGTTCCCGCCCTGTGGGTGGACCGGAACATCGTCCAGGAAGACGGGTTTGTCCGTCTTGCAGCTCCGCTCGGCAAGGATTCAGAATTCCAAAGGAAACTGGCTGCTGCGGCGGTGGGAACGATCGATACCGGATCGGTTCCGGGTTTTCTGTCGGGGCTGGTCCAGCCGATGCTTGAGAAGGCAGCGGAGTCACTGACCGGGCTCCCCGGTTATCCGGCGGCCTGGGAGGAGACGCTCCGCAGGAGCCACCGCCTGAGCTTCGCTGATCCCGCAGCCGGGGCGCAGGAAGGTGCTTCGGCGTCATCGCTGACCCTTGATGTCGCCCCGCTGGTAGCCCTCGGCTCTGAGGAGATTTCGCGCACCACCCGGCTGCCCCTCGACCCGCCGCAGCAAACGCTGATCAACGTCGGCCAGCCGGCACAAAAGGAGTGGACTGAGCGGCTGGCCACATATGCACCCATGGGCTTCATCCTGGCCATCGGTTCGGCTCTGGCGTTCCTGCTGGCCCTTGTAGCGGCACGCCGCCGCTGGACTGTGCTGCTGACTGCCGGGCTCGGAGCCCTGGCCCTCGCGGGGCTGTGGGGGCTGGGCTTACAGCTGGGCTCGGCCCGTGCCCAGGCCACGGACACCGGCAATGCAGTGGCCAACATGTTCCGTGATGAGTTCCTGGCCGCGGCAGGCACCGATTTCCAAACGTGGATCACCACCGCCGCGGTTACGGGCGGTGTCCTGGTGGCAGCAGGCGTTGTGACATTGTTCGCATCCCGGAGACGGACGCGGACCAGCCGGTAGCATGGAGGGATGACCACCTCGGCTGTATCCCTCTCGATGCCAACCATTCCGCGCAGGCGCCGCTCGCCTGAGGAAGTAGCAGCTGCAGCCCCGGTGAACGGCACCAAGAAGGTGCTGCTGGCTGCTCCCCGTGGCTACTGCGCTGGTGTTGACCGGGCCGTGATCGCGGTCGAAAAGGCGCTGGAGCACTACGGGCCGCCCGTGTATGTCCGCAAGCAGATTGTCCACAACGTCCACGTGGTCAGCTCGCTGGAGGAAAAGGGCGCCATCTTTGTGGACGAGACAGACGAAGTTCCCGAAGGCGCCTTGGTGATCTTCTCTGCGCACGGCGTGTCCCCGGCAGTGGTGGAGTCCGCCGAAAACCGCGGGCTCCGCACCATCGATGCCACGTGTCCGCTGGTCACCAAGGTGCACAAGGAAGCCGTGCGCTTCGCGAAGGACGATTTCGACATCCTCCTGATCGGCCACGACGGCCACGAGGAGGTGGAAGGCACCTCCGGTGAAGCACCGGAACACATTCAGATCATCAACGGACCCCACGAAGTGGACAAGGTAACCGTCCGTGACCCCGAAAAGGTCATCTGGCTTTCGCAGACCACGCTGAGCGTGGACGAGACCATGGAGACCGTCCGGCTGCTCAAGGATCGGTTCCCCACCCTCCAGGACCCGCCCAGTGATGACATCTGCTACGCCACCACCAACCGCCAGGTGGCCATCAAGAAGATTGCGCCCAAGGCCGACCTGGTGATCGTGGTTGGTTCGGCCAACTCGTCGAACTCCGTCCGCCTGGTGGAAGTGGCACTCGAGTACGGCGCCAAGGCCTCGTACCGGGTGGACTTCGCCAACGAGGTTGACGAATCCTGGTTCGAGGGCGTCGCCACCGTGGGTGTCACGTCCGGGGCATCCGTTCCGGAGGTGCTGGTGCAGGATGTGCTGAGGCTGCTGGCCGACTACGGCTACGGCACGGTGGAGGAAGTGGTTACAGCAGAGGAAGACCTGCTGTTCTCGCTGCCCAAGGAGCTCCGCGCAACCCTGAAACAGGCCGGTGACGTCAGCCGCGCCCTGGGCGGGCGCAGGCCCCGCAGCTGACAACAGCCAACAGTTCAAGCAGAAGTAAAAGGATGGGCCGGGCAGTTATCAACTGCCCGGCCCATCCTGCATCCACCGGCTCTTTCAGGCTGCTTCGTCGTCGCCTTGGAGTTCCGGTGCCACGAGCGCCCGCGGGGTCACCTCCACGACGGGGGGCGCCACCAGGCCTGACTCCTCGAGGGAGTTGAGCTTCCGGGCCGTAGGCAGGACTCTGGCTTCCAAGGTGCCCACCATGGCGTTGTAGCGGTCCACCGATGACTTCAGGGAAGATCCCAGTTTGGTGACGTTTTCACCCAGGGTCCCCATCCGGTCGTACAGCTGCCGGGCGAGCTCGAACAGCTCGCGGGCACTGTCCGTCAGGACGTCCTGGCGCCAAGTGAAGGCCACTGACTTCAGCACGGCAAGGAGGGTACTCGGTGATGCAAGGACCACGTTGCGGGACAACGCGTGGTCCAGGAGCCCGGCGTCGGCCATCAGTGCCGCCGCCAGGATGGATTCGGCCGGAATGAAGCAGACCACCAGTTCAGGCGAGTTCCCCGGGATGTCCCAATACTTCTTGCTTCCCAGCGAATCGACGTGTGCCCTGAGCGCCTTGGCATGCGCCGCCAGCAGGGCCTCCCGGTTCCGGCCGTCGTTCACCGACTGCAACCCGGACGGCTGGCCCGGGCGCGGGTCAACCGCCCCCAGCTCCTGCGCCTCCAGGTAGGACGACAACGGGACTTTGGCGTCCACCACCAGCTGCTTATCGCCGGGCAGCAGCACCACCAGGTCCGGGCGGACAGCTGCATCGTGGCCGGCGCTGTGCACCTGCTCCACGAAGTCCACGTGGCGGAGCATGCCCGCAGCCTCGACTACACGCCGGAGCTGCACCTCGCCCCACTGGCCCCTGGCGCTGTTGGAACGCAGGGCCGATTCCAGGGCATGCGTGGACCGGATGAGCTGCTCATCGGAAAGCCTGGCCTCCTGCAGCTGCTGCGCCAGCTGGCCGTACTGTTCCACCCGGTCCCGCTCCAGCAGTGCCACCTGCTGCTGGACCGCGGAAAGCTTCTCCGCCACGGGAGCCAGGGCACGCAGGACGCTGCCGTCCTGCGTCCTTGCCTCACCCAGCTCATGGTTCTGTACCGCCAAAAGCCGCCGCTCGGCGTCGGCCCCTGCCAGCTGTGCCGTGACCTCTGAAAGCCGGGACGACACCTGGTCAAAGTCGGACTCCAAAGCATGGGAGTTCCTGCGCAGTGAAAAATACGTGGCAGCGGCGCCGGCAAGCGCACCGAGCAGCAGCATGAGAAGGGCCAGAATCAAGGCAAAAGCATCCATGGCTTCACTGTTGCACGGGGCCCTGACAATCAGGGGCAGTGACATCCCCCGGTACTGGCTGCCGGGGCCCTGCGGGTAGAATCAATGCTCGTGGCTCTTACTATTGGCATCGTCGGACTGCCCAACGTCGGCAAATCAACCCTCTTCAATGCGCTCACCCGCAACCAGGTGCTGGCCGCGAACTACCCGTTCGCCACCATCGAACCCAATGTGGGCGTCGTGAACCTCCCGGACCCCAGGCTCCAGAAGCTCGCCGGCATCTTCGGCTCGCAGCGTGTCCTGCCTGCCGCCGTGTCCTTCGTCGACATCGCAGGCATCGTCAAGGGCGCCTCCGAGGGGGAGGGGCTGGGAAACCAGTTCCTGGCCAACATCCGCGAGGCAGAAGCCATCGCCCAGGTTGTCCGGGTCTTTGACGACCCCGATGTGGTGCACGTTGACGGCAAAGTGGATCCGCGCTCGGACATGGAGACCATCAACACCGAGCTGATCCTCGCCGACCTGCAGACCATCGAAAAGGCCATCCCGCGGATCGAAAAAGAAGTCAAGATCAAGAAGCGGGAGGCCGCCGAGCTTGCCGCCGTTAAGGCCGCGCAGGCCGTGCTGGAGCGTGGAGACACCATCTACTCCTCCATCAAGAGCGACAAGCTGGAGATGGAGCACCTCAAGGAACTGGGGCTGCTGACGGCCAAGCCCTTTATCTACGTGTTCAATGCGGACGAAGGCATCCTGGGCAGTCCGGAAAAACAGGAGGAGCTGCGCGCCATGGTGGCCCCGGCGGACTGCATCTTCCTTGACGCGAAGCTCGAAGCCGACCTCGTGGAACTGGATGAGGAAGAAGCGCGCGAGATGCTGGAGATGAACGGCCAGGACGAATCCGGCCTGGACCAGCTGGCGCGCGTGGGCTTCCACACCCTGGGGCTGCAGACTTATCTGACCGCCGGGCCCAAGGAAGCACGGGCCTGGACCATCCGGCAGGGGGACACGGCACCGCAGGCGGCCGGCGTCATCCACTCCGACTTCCAGCGCGGGTTCATCAAGGCCGAGGTGGTCTCCTTCCACGACCTCGTGGAGGCCGGATCCATGGCGGAGGCAAAGTCCCGCGGCAAGGTCCGCATCGAAGGCAAGGAATACGTTATGGCCGACGGCGACGTGGTGGAGTTCCGCTTCAACGTCTAGCGCCGGCCCTACAGACGCGGCGGACCACCGGTATCCGGCGGGTAGGGAGGCTGTTGCCGGGGCCCATAGGGGGGAGCGGCTGATGCCTGACCGTATTGGGCTGCCGAGTAGCTGTCGAAGCGCTGGCCGAACGGGTTCTCCCGCTGCGCGAGCAGCACGACGAGCGCAATCCACCCAAGCACCGGGATGAGGGCGAGCAGCAGCATCCAGGCGCTGAGGTTCGCGTCGTGAAGGCGCCGGGCCGCCACCGCGAGGGACGGGACCACTGTGGCGAGGAACCATAAACCACCCAGGGCGCTGGACCCCGTCACTTGGCCGTTGACCACGTTGGGGTTGATCGAGTTCAGCACCGCGGAGGTCAACCCCGAAGCGAGGAACCACCACCAATATTCGCTGCGGCTCGCGCGGCCCGCGAAGACCGCGTACTTCTGAAAAACGCGTTTGACCGCGTCGGCCGGCGGGGCGCCATAATAGGGCAGTTCGAGGGGCGGGACTGCGCTGCGGGACGCATCTGCAGGTTGGGGGATGCTCATTGCGCCGTTCCTTCCCTAGGGTTCCAATGCCAGCATGCTACGGAACCGGTCAGGGTCCGGGCTTGGGCCGTAGGTCCCGTCCGCCGCGTGGGACACCCCTTTAGTCTGCAGGGGATTCCGGATCGGTTGCCGGGCATCGGCACCAAGTATCCTGACTATGTAGGGCGTGATCGTGGCGAGCCCGTCCCCTCCGGAGAGGGCAAAACACAAGGAGGCGGCATGCCGGTCCGGCGTCTGATGCAGTTACTCATCGCCGCGTTGGCGGCTGCCCTGGTTCTTTCGGGCTGCTCGGGCGGCGGCGCCCCGTCGGTGGTGGTGGGGGAGGCAAAGCGCGGTGGCAGCGTGACGGCGGCAGAGGTTAACGCCTTCTCATCGTTCAATCCCTACAGCGCGAACGGCAATACCGACATCAATTCGAAGATCGGTGCCATCACACACTCGGGCTTTTTCTATCTCGATGACAGCTCAAAAGTGGTCAGGAACGACAAGTTCGGGCAGTTCGAGAAGGTCTCTGACCAGCCGCTGAAGGTGAAGTACACGGTCAACGAGGGCGTGAAGTGGTCAGACGGTGCGCCCATCAGCGCTGCCGACCTCCTGTTGAGCTGGGCCGCCGGTTCCGGTTACTTCGATGACGTCGATCCCGCGGCCGGCAGGGGCACGAAATACTTCTCCGTTGCCTCTGACACCACAGGTCTGGCCGGCACCCTGTTTCCCGAAATCGGCTCGGACAACCGTTCAATCACCATCGAGTACGCCGCACCGTACGCTGACTGGGAAGTCGCGTTCGACGTCGGCCTCCCGGCCCACGTCGTCGCCGCCAAGAGCGGGCTGAACGATGAGGAAGACCTGGTTAAACTCCTCAAGGACACGCCGCGCGGGAACCCGGAGAAGCCGGTGTCCAACCCCGCGCTCAAGAAAGTCAGCGACTTCTGGAATACCGGGTTCGATACAAAATCCATTCCCGATGATCCGGCGCTCTACCTGTCCAGCGGCCCCTACATCGTCCGCGACATTGTGCCGGAAGTATCCATGAAACTGGTCCGGAACCGGGACTACGTTTGGGGCCCGGAACCCTGGCTCGACGAAATCAATATCAGGTTCACCGGGGCAGTGCCGGCCGCGGTCGATGCCCTGCGCAACGGCCGGGCGGACGTCATCTCGCCCCAGCCCTCAGCCGCAACGGACGATCTCCTCACGGGCCTGTCGGGCCAGGGCATCACCGTGGAACGGTACAAACAGTCCGGCTACGACCATCTGGACCTCAACTTCTCCGGACCGTTCGCCGGCAAGGACGTCCGGGAAGCCTTCCTCAAAACGGTTCCGCGGCAGGCCATCGTGGACGCAGTGCTGGGAACCCTGGTGCCCGACAACAAGCCGTTGGACTCACACGTCTTCCTGCCCGGACAGCCTAAATACGATGAGACGGTCAAAAAGAACGGCTCTTCGGACTACGCCGAGGTGGACATCGACGCCGCCAAAGGCCTTTTGAAGGGTGCCACGCCCACCATCCGGATCCTCTATAACCGGGACAACCCCAACCGTGCCAAGGCGTTCGCCCTGATCCGCGACTCTGCCGGACTGGCGGGATTCCGTGTGGTGGACGGCGGCCAGGGGAGTGCCGACTGGGCGGCCGCCCTCAGCCGGGGCGGCTACGACGCCGCGCTGTCCGGATGGATTGGCACGGAAGCCGGCGTGAGCCGGGTGCCGCAAATCTTCCGCACGGGGGCGGGCAGCAATTTCACGGGATATTCCGACGGCGACGCGGACAAGGTCATGGAGCAACTGGCGGTGACCACGGACCTGGGCAAGCAGGACGAACTCCTTGCCGAGATTGACAAGCATGTCTGGGAGGACGCGTACGGGCTGCCGCTCTACCAAACCCTGGGGACAACTGCCTTCAGTTCCCGCATGGCCGGCGTGAAGACCAGCCCCGGGCCCCTCGGCGTGTGGTGGAACGTATGGGAGTGGCGGCTGTCCGGAGCAGCCGCGTCCCTTTAGGTCTTCCGGCCCTAGCGGAGCCTTCCTGCCGCCGATTCGCCGTCGGGCCTACCGGCGAGTAGCATGTGACGTGCCTAACTATCTACCCTGGACTGGGGCATTTCACTGCGCCGGTCACGGTTTGGCAACGGAGTACCAGTATCTGGACTTCGTGCGGTTAGGCTAACTCGTATTATGTAGGTTTCGTCACAGCGGTGAGCTGCGTCCGGCCTGCGGGGAAGCACCAGATTTCCCCTATATATCTCTCCCACAACTCATAGGAGGCGGAATGCGTTTTACGCGCACTTCCAAAGCACTGGGCATCGTGGCAATCGCCGCGCTTGCCCTGACCGGGTGCGGTGCCGGCGGCGGCAGCACTGACGGGTCCAGCAATGCTGCAGGCGATCCGAACAAGGTCATTACCGCTTACAACAGCGAACCGCAAAACCCCTTGCTGCCAGCAAACACCAATGAAACGAACGGCGGCCGCGTCATCAACCTGCTTTTCGAAGGCCTCCGCACGTATGATGCGGACGGCAAAGCAGTGAACTCGCTGGCTGAGTCCATCGACTCCTCCGACGCGCAGAACTGGACCATCAAGGTCAAGCAGGGCCAGAAGTTCACCAACGGCGAGGCCATCACGGCCAAGACCTTCGTGGACTCCTGGAACTTCGCCGCCAACTCCAAGAACCTGCAGAACAACAGCTTCTT
This window encodes:
- a CDS encoding exodeoxyribonuclease VII small subunit, which produces MTEQKPESDVAALSYEEAREQLIAVVGRLEAGGASLEESLALWERGEALAARCEEWLEGARKRLAAARDQPL
- the xseA gene encoding exodeoxyribonuclease VII large subunit — its product is MSDQASLPGAAPTTLPATAAETSPDNPWPLQLLSQKLKAHIDRTPSAWVEGQVIELNRRGTNAYLTLRDVDAEVSLPASVWTKVLERQNLPLERGSRVVALLKPEFWLKTGRLNMLVRDIRPVGLGDLLARIERLRQALAAEGLFADSRKKALPLLPHRIGLITGRDSDAKKDILRNAALRWPAVEFEIREVAVQGNTAVAQVVRALRELDARPEVDVIVIARGGGALEDLLPFNSEELVRAVAAAATPVVSAIGHEADRPLLDYVADLRASTPTDAAKRIVPEVSEELAGVRQAREQLRRCMERLVDRESDRLAALHSRPVMAAPEGMVSVRAEEIERLLRRSSAAVSSTVVRAADQLEHLKAQVRALSPQKTLDRGYAVVELAGDQAARIAEAGHAVVRRPAEAPAGAALSIRVAEGRFGATSTGASTGNPDHHQELEEKA
- a CDS encoding 4-hydroxy-3-methylbut-2-enyl diphosphate reductase, which translates into the protein MTTSAVSLSMPTIPRRRRSPEEVAAAAPVNGTKKVLLAAPRGYCAGVDRAVIAVEKALEHYGPPVYVRKQIVHNVHVVSSLEEKGAIFVDETDEVPEGALVIFSAHGVSPAVVESAENRGLRTIDATCPLVTKVHKEAVRFAKDDFDILLIGHDGHEEVEGTSGEAPEHIQIINGPHEVDKVTVRDPEKVIWLSQTTLSVDETMETVRLLKDRFPTLQDPPSDDICYATTNRQVAIKKIAPKADLVIVVGSANSSNSVRLVEVALEYGAKASYRVDFANEVDESWFEGVATVGVTSGASVPEVLVQDVLRLLADYGYGTVEEVVTAEEDLLFSLPKELRATLKQAGDVSRALGGRRPRS
- a CDS encoding DNA recombination protein RmuC — its product is MDAFALILALLMLLLGALAGAAATYFSLRRNSHALESDFDQVSSRLSEVTAQLAGADAERRLLAVQNHELGEARTQDGSVLRALAPVAEKLSAVQQQVALLERDRVEQYGQLAQQLQEARLSDEQLIRSTHALESALRSNSARGQWGEVQLRRVVEAAGMLRHVDFVEQVHSAGHDAAVRPDLVVLLPGDKQLVVDAKVPLSSYLEAQELGAVDPRPGQPSGLQSVNDGRNREALLAAHAKALRAHVDSLGSKKYWDIPGNSPELVVCFIPAESILAAALMADAGLLDHALSRNVVLASPSTLLAVLKSVAFTWRQDVLTDSARELFELARQLYDRMGTLGENVTKLGSSLKSSVDRYNAMVGTLEARVLPTARKLNSLEESGLVAPPVVEVTPRALVAPELQGDDEAA
- the ychF gene encoding redox-regulated ATPase YchF — translated: MALTIGIVGLPNVGKSTLFNALTRNQVLAANYPFATIEPNVGVVNLPDPRLQKLAGIFGSQRVLPAAVSFVDIAGIVKGASEGEGLGNQFLANIREAEAIAQVVRVFDDPDVVHVDGKVDPRSDMETINTELILADLQTIEKAIPRIEKEVKIKKREAAELAAVKAAQAVLERGDTIYSSIKSDKLEMEHLKELGLLTAKPFIYVFNADEGILGSPEKQEELRAMVAPADCIFLDAKLEADLVELDEEEAREMLEMNGQDESGLDQLARVGFHTLGLQTYLTAGPKEARAWTIRQGDTAPQAAGVIHSDFQRGFIKAEVVSFHDLVEAGSMAEAKSRGKVRIEGKEYVMADGDVVEFRFNV
- a CDS encoding DUF805 domain-containing protein; this encodes MSIPQPADASRSAVPPLELPYYGAPPADAVKRVFQKYAVFAGRASRSEYWWWFLASGLTSAVLNSINPNVVNGQVTGSSALGGLWFLATVVPSLAVAARRLHDANLSAWMLLLALIPVLGWIALVVLLAQRENPFGQRFDSYSAAQYGQASAAPPYGPRQQPPYPPDTGGPPRL
- a CDS encoding ABC transporter family substrate-binding protein, which encodes MPVRRLMQLLIAALAAALVLSGCSGGGAPSVVVGEAKRGGSVTAAEVNAFSSFNPYSANGNTDINSKIGAITHSGFFYLDDSSKVVRNDKFGQFEKVSDQPLKVKYTVNEGVKWSDGAPISAADLLLSWAAGSGYFDDVDPAAGRGTKYFSVASDTTGLAGTLFPEIGSDNRSITIEYAAPYADWEVAFDVGLPAHVVAAKSGLNDEEDLVKLLKDTPRGNPEKPVSNPALKKVSDFWNTGFDTKSIPDDPALYLSSGPYIVRDIVPEVSMKLVRNRDYVWGPEPWLDEINIRFTGAVPAAVDALRNGRADVISPQPSAATDDLLTGLSGQGITVERYKQSGYDHLDLNFSGPFAGKDVREAFLKTVPRQAIVDAVLGTLVPDNKPLDSHVFLPGQPKYDETVKKNGSSDYAEVDIDAAKGLLKGATPTIRILYNRDNPNRAKAFALIRDSAGLAGFRVVDGGQGSADWAAALSRGGYDAALSGWIGTEAGVSRVPQIFRTGAGSNFTGYSDGDADKVMEQLAVTTDLGKQDELLAEIDKHVWEDAYGLPLYQTLGTTAFSSRMAGVKTSPGPLGVWWNVWEWRLSGAAASL